The Asticcacaulis excentricus CB 48 genome includes a window with the following:
- a CDS encoding helix-turn-helix domain-containing protein codes for MPLWKFSVDTLPEAERQAAWVDVLRRLKLPVADLSSLSRVRGSVMVTTTPLGCEFAVLDSTPQTYSGRNPDHSSAVWLAVLARGEGILEYSGETTVLSPRSIIFGASGVDSTLRLTSDFRMLFIKIPQLAVSPRMITPLGQRVGILPGGSGLEKMFNGLLLSLADTLEALDGDHFQPVEQSMIEFLVACLASDGRIESKGGAAGARAFHLRRICQKIETLLHDPELSLLKVAAENGVSPRYVQKLFTGAQMTFSNYLKTRRLERCYADLISPVHAQLSVSEICFRWGFNDAAHFSRTFRERFGLSPSKHRQSSQPRL; via the coding sequence ATGCCTCTCTGGAAGTTCTCGGTAGATACGCTTCCCGAAGCGGAGCGGCAGGCGGCGTGGGTGGATGTCCTGCGCCGCCTGAAACTGCCTGTGGCCGACCTGTCGTCGCTGTCGCGCGTACGCGGCTCGGTCATGGTGACGACCACCCCGCTCGGCTGCGAATTCGCTGTGCTTGATTCCACGCCGCAGACCTATTCCGGGCGCAATCCCGACCACAGCTCCGCCGTCTGGCTGGCCGTTTTGGCACGTGGCGAAGGCATACTGGAATACAGCGGCGAAACGACGGTCCTCAGTCCGCGCTCAATTATTTTCGGGGCCTCCGGCGTCGATTCCACCCTGCGCCTGACCAGCGATTTCAGAATGCTGTTCATCAAGATCCCGCAACTGGCCGTCAGCCCGCGCATGATTACACCGCTGGGCCAGCGCGTCGGAATTCTTCCTGGCGGGTCCGGGCTGGAGAAAATGTTCAACGGCCTGCTGCTCAGTCTGGCCGACACGCTGGAGGCCCTCGATGGCGACCATTTTCAGCCGGTCGAGCAGTCGATGATTGAGTTCCTCGTCGCCTGTCTGGCCAGCGACGGCCGCATCGAGTCCAAGGGAGGGGCCGCCGGGGCGCGGGCGTTTCACCTGCGCCGCATCTGCCAGAAGATAGAGACGCTGCTGCACGATCCGGAGTTGTCCCTGCTCAAAGTCGCTGCCGAAAACGGTGTCTCCCCACGCTATGTACAGAAGCTGTTCACCGGCGCGCAGATGACCTTTTCCAACTATCTCAAGACTCGGCGGCTGGAGCGCTGCTACGCCGACCTGATTAGCCCCGTCCACGCGCAATTGTCGGTGTCGGAAATCTGCTTTCGCTGGGGCTTCAACGACGCGGCGCATTTCAGCCGCACCTTCCGCGAGCGCTTTGGACTTTCGCCGTCCAAGCACCGTCAATCCAGCCAACCCCGTTTATAG
- a CDS encoding acetamidase/formamidase family protein — protein MAFICTPGETRQDTEVKNLHILRATPETIHWGYFHPEVKPALTVKSGDMVMAEAVTHHAGDDPELMFDDNIRRIFTEVPEADRNPGVHIMTGPIYVEGAEPGDMLEVRYFQMTPRFNYGSNLAANWGHLYEEFGKKERVTIYQLNPNSNTASALYAYDFPGTYLTPGTITHCPECDRMPALKGISVPARPHLGTAGVAPAVDQRVSTIPPGIHGGNIDNWRIGAGATMYYPVQVKGGLFSIGDPHVSQGDGEISGTAIEASLNCLFQIILRKDFNFRSPLLETPNHWIVHGFDEDLNKAMKNAAIDMVELLSEHQGLSKDDAYSLMSVAADFGITQVVDGTQGIHVKIDRNLFPAKGVVKDPE, from the coding sequence ATGGCCTTTATCTGCACGCCCGGCGAAACCCGTCAGGATACCGAAGTCAAAAACCTGCATATCTTGCGCGCCACGCCAGAGACGATCCACTGGGGCTACTTCCACCCTGAGGTCAAACCGGCACTGACGGTGAAATCCGGTGACATGGTGATGGCTGAAGCGGTCACCCACCATGCCGGGGACGATCCCGAACTGATGTTCGACGACAATATCCGCCGTATATTCACCGAAGTGCCGGAAGCCGACCGTAATCCAGGCGTTCACATCATGACCGGGCCGATCTATGTCGAGGGCGCCGAGCCTGGCGACATGCTCGAGGTGCGTTATTTCCAGATGACGCCGCGTTTCAATTACGGCTCCAACCTCGCCGCTAACTGGGGGCACCTCTATGAGGAGTTCGGTAAGAAGGAACGCGTCACCATCTATCAGTTGAACCCGAATTCAAATACGGCCTCGGCCCTCTATGCCTATGATTTTCCGGGTACCTATCTGACACCGGGCACCATCACTCACTGTCCCGAATGCGACCGCATGCCTGCGCTCAAGGGCATATCGGTTCCGGCGCGGCCTCACCTCGGCACGGCAGGCGTCGCACCGGCGGTCGATCAGCGCGTATCGACCATACCGCCCGGTATTCACGGTGGTAACATCGACAACTGGCGCATCGGCGCTGGTGCGACCATGTACTACCCGGTTCAGGTCAAAGGCGGCCTTTTCTCAATTGGCGACCCCCACGTCTCGCAAGGGGATGGCGAGATCTCCGGCACCGCCATCGAAGCCTCACTCAACTGCCTGTTCCAGATCATTCTCCGCAAGGATTTCAACTTCCGCTCACCGCTCTTGGAAACGCCGAACCATTGGATCGTCCATGGTTTCGATGAAGACCTGAACAAGGCGATGAAGAACGCCGCAATCGACATGGTCGAACTGCTGAGTGAGCATCAGGGCCTATCGAAGGACGACGCTTATTCGCTGATGTCTGTCGCCGCCGACTTTGGCATTACTCAGGTCGTTGACGGCACACAGGGGATACACGTAAAAATCGATCGGAATCTGTTTCCGGCCAAAGGTGTGGTCAAGGACCCCGAATAA
- a CDS encoding aromatic ring-hydroxylating oxygenase subunit alpha codes for MSFRLPTREFIDSLGSSDIDLADAETLPPECYTSADFYAFEKEALFYHEWLCVGRESWVKNPGDYFTTKIADEPIVVARGRDGKVNAMSSVCAHRAMLVAEGSGNTRMFLCPYHHWAYGLDGKLTGAPAMERTCNFNKEEHGLTPFAVEIWNGFIFVNFDHEAAPLAPRLADVTEALKGYDLASADDLRPQAPGTFPWNWKVMFENNNDGYHASKLHQGPLHDFVPSDLAEFPDSDPSDAGFLRFNGTTHKDASFNPTQVAQMPVFPGLTEGDRNRMTFANIPPTLSLVMMSDMVIYLILRPTGPETMEQDAGTLVAPGASKHPSFQHKFEMNMNSAMHIIDQDMHVDELVQVGLRSKFAPRGRYSWQEGAQIQFNRWLIKRYRETFDRLSGPHLKAVKGAA; via the coding sequence ATGTCTTTCAGATTACCCACCCGCGAATTTATCGACTCTCTCGGCTCTTCAGATATTGATCTGGCGGACGCCGAAACCCTGCCGCCGGAGTGCTACACCAGCGCCGACTTCTACGCCTTCGAAAAAGAAGCCCTCTTCTATCACGAATGGCTCTGTGTCGGCCGCGAGTCCTGGGTGAAGAACCCTGGCGACTATTTCACGACGAAGATCGCGGACGAACCGATCGTCGTGGCGCGAGGTCGCGACGGCAAGGTCAACGCTATGTCGTCTGTCTGCGCGCATCGCGCTATGCTGGTGGCGGAGGGGTCAGGCAATACTCGCATGTTCCTTTGCCCGTATCACCACTGGGCCTACGGCCTCGATGGCAAGTTAACCGGCGCGCCGGCGATGGAAAGGACCTGCAACTTCAATAAGGAAGAGCATGGACTCACGCCTTTTGCCGTGGAAATCTGGAACGGCTTTATCTTTGTTAATTTCGACCATGAAGCCGCGCCCCTGGCGCCGCGTCTAGCCGATGTCACCGAAGCGCTCAAAGGCTACGACTTAGCCTCGGCCGACGATCTGCGACCGCAGGCTCCCGGCACCTTCCCGTGGAACTGGAAGGTCATGTTCGAGAACAATAATGACGGTTATCACGCCTCGAAACTGCATCAGGGCCCACTGCACGATTTCGTGCCGTCGGATTTAGCCGAATTTCCAGACTCAGATCCCAGCGATGCTGGGTTCCTGCGCTTTAACGGCACCACGCACAAGGACGCCAGCTTCAACCCGACCCAGGTCGCGCAGATGCCAGTATTTCCCGGCCTGACCGAGGGCGACCGCAACCGTATGACCTTCGCCAACATCCCGCCGACCCTGTCACTGGTGATGATGAGTGACATGGTCATCTACCTGATACTTCGCCCGACCGGGCCTGAAACGATGGAGCAGGATGCAGGCACGCTGGTCGCGCCAGGCGCATCGAAACATCCGTCCTTCCAGCACAAGTTCGAGATGAACATGAATTCGGCCATGCATATCATCGATCAGGACATGCACGTCGACGAACTGGTGCAGGTGGGGCTACGTTCAAAATTCGCGCCGCGCGGCCGCTACTCGTGGCAAGAGGGCGCGCAGATCCAGTTCAATCGCTGGCTCATAAAGCGCTATCGGGAAACGTTTGACCGGCTGTCCGGCCCGCATCTCAAGGCGGTTAAGGGCGCGGCCTGA